A portion of the Apus apus isolate bApuApu2 chromosome 3, bApuApu2.pri.cur, whole genome shotgun sequence genome contains these proteins:
- the ZNF292 gene encoding zinc finger protein 292 isoform X1 produces MADEEAEQESGSFGGDLLELRRLRERLLELEAGLRESPEPAVQAASEYCKQLCQTLLEYAEKWKTSEDPLPLLEVYTVAIRSYVKARPYLTSECENVAFVLERLALSCIELLLCLPHDLPENKWKEFQAFIQVAHKNLMENGSQELHILTTLTQEKGVWKNPVLCGILSQEQLDPDKVNEFLVFEGPILLDMRIKHLMKTKQLTQATALAKLCSDHPEISAKGNFKQTYLVCLCSGSPNEKLMEEIAEVDCKDALEMICNLESDGDEKSALILCAAFLSRQLQQGEMYCAWELTLFWSKLQQRVEPSIQVYLERCRQLSVLTKTVYHIFFLIKVINSEIDSAGLATCIELCVKALRLESSENTDVKISICKTISCLLPDDLEVKRACQLSEFLLEPTVDAYYAVEMLYNQPDQKYDEGNLPIPNSLHCELLLVLKTQWPFDPEFWDWKTLKRQCLALMGEEASIVSSIDELNDSEVYEKVEDCQEENKEASVNGLADTFDEATSLLTGIGDEKQKKREIKKLRERGFISARFRNWQAYMQYCVLCDKEFLGHRIVRHAQKHYKDGIYSCPICAQNFNSKENFVPHVTFHVKKSSKERLAAMKPLRRLGRPPKIATANENQKADSVSKQEQRPIKKNSLYSTDFIVFNDNDGSDDENDDKDKPYVPEIVPVQKPIPVNEFTCPVTFCKKGFKYFKNLIAHAKGHKDNEEAKRFLEMQSKKVICQYCRRHFVSVTHLNDHLQMHCGSKPYICIQMECKAGFNSYAELLTHRKEHQVFRAKCMFPKCGRVFSEAYLLYDHEAQHYNTYTCKVTGCGKVYRSQNELEKHVEDHNQQPEKVEQPESQTNQADLSQPSKASESTEGVAVKEELTSPLADSQSRFTEGENVIWNEIKAEPVGNESVNASVSILQPSESLPNADSEQSPTDSVKAEVAVSAGSVKVPAVNQKIQDNFLQRATSAATASKVDTTKPGAQQLCSSVDSCLPVFPERKEADCLSQTQNIQNISVTSDTLKPEALESKSLERQVSIVNPFSMQNPAGYRNSVPISKLEIEDSIKAAANLYNLPLKTLESITFIPSQPAINSSLVPAVSPAAPIQKFNCQVEGCTRTYNSSQSIGKHMKAAHPDQYAAFKMQRKNKKPRKSSSLQPLPGDGKIVYLMPSQVGSPSGAAFTAQNKPNLNPTCSSQGQHVSSTLFPAHLENLANPMLPIVESVMNPSLSARIKSEPESALCSQMENLSGATLPSQLDDLAKTVMPLNIDGGSDPFLPLPAENGPLSLFPSSAENPPNSVFSQLENNTNNFSSQLEGNTSSSFPKEETVDQIFPSRLSCENNFNETSSQHPASEKGKKDRVRGPNGKERKPKHNKRAKWPAIIRDGKFICSRCFRVFTNPRSLGGHLSKRSYCKPLEGSEISPEALQANGQSLLASMILAPNSINLQQPQETAFNPETCFKDPAFLQLLAAENRSTALLQTVFPRASVTNFNTGGNEEGNQIMKQALETAGIPSTFDNTQVLPHAVTTSCVTGTTQITAAVLPNSTVSPLLQTVCNPSTLLTDQNRTLKAKIPPINECKSLPVFATEDLMLKTIENGLCPTSFSSTVAAAHNFPGNGSRVSVISSPNNSGSSNLNKKGTSASKRKRKTTTPLLEPNTPQKVTVNNTTNMGLVTKSTEGNVQIQGKDFQSNLLASRDSQAVVENLTQKLSNVDNQLLMASIKENFKADLETHTVLPPLTVKTENGDSQMMAVNSCVQANLEEQISEDNVMQNFEKTLEIIKTAMNSQILEVKAEIQDTVTALGQNSQVNNTQGSLGNSAHGVKLLTPPQFAVHMGNVPAAKCSSAPAEPSQKDDTQMLEILERLQKLKLEDDSPVQVSETIAQCPPAVMLAPAVPVVPTENKPLIQMPSEANNIQFSDKVNKPFVCQNPGCNYSAMTKDALFKHYGKVHQYTAEMILEIKKHQLKFAPFKCVVPTCPKTFTRNSNLRAHCQLVHHFTTEEMVKLKIKRPYGRRSQNETVNTAPRPVEIKTSHTVIIENKPAAPLVRAVQIDEVIEPILEKLRPENVFRESLEKPPQVVSVPPEQHDAASFDSTEAEPKAHKVRRDRKEKEERKRKKSVTKSLEFPTRYSPYRPYRCVHQGCFAAFTIQQNLILHYQAVHKSDLPAFPAEVEEENEPGKEQHDEVQAKPAVREFRCEVSDCSHIFQEVTSLIQHYMKLHDMTTEQIGNMKLAPEVGRFSCDQSQCKSSFTAYLNYIVHLEADHGVKIRPNKVEDDGVFKCDCEGCDRIYATRSNLLRHIFNKHNDKHKDHLIRPRRLTPGQENISSKANQEKPLKSKQRGLKNRSGKESNRLSVKTKQKKNVNVENKNSKGIEVQENKAYLLKRGKHVYSIKARNDALSECTSRFLTQYPCMIKGCSSVVTSESNIIRHYKCHKLSKAFTSQHRNLLIVSKKFSVTQVKESSCEQEEAEKKSDVKEPEPSLIVSNNDSSTSTLPQKESEKGEKDEVDELTELFITKLINEDCSSAENEAKISSSVNSDLQETNSCPSEKQKSNNLKRVSKEKNVSQNKRKKAEKPEEVLPVDGSSIHREEETAVAIQTAKEQPAAFDWSSFKPMGFEVSFLKFLEESAVKQKKKTERDHHSSGTKKGSHANSRKSNEKTSVASNNVTWSCSETEILVPFDNPSRLPCCDNVKIVLDKSLKDCSEHVLKQLQKMKPVLVLRKFEGRWEDNPEVKAAKVTVVGTNLGTQGESKY; encoded by the exons tgaaTGAATTTCTAGTGTTTGAAGGCCCCATCCTGCTGGATATGCGCATTAAGCACctcatgaaaacaaagcaattaaCACAAGCTACTGCCCTGGCAAAACTGTGCTCTGACCATCCAGAAATCAGTGCAAAAGGCAATTTCAAGCAAACCTACCTGGTCTGTCTTTGTTCAGGATCACCAAATGAAAAGCTAATGGAagaa ATTGCAGAAGTAGATTGCAAAGATGCTCTAGAAATGATCTGTAACCTAGAATCTGATGGAGATGAAAAAAGTGCTCTAATTTTATGCGCAGCATTTTTATCTCGCCAGTTGCAGCAAGGAGAGATGTACTGTGCCTG GGAACTGACTCTTTTCTGGAGTAAACTGCAGCAAAGAGTAGAGCCTTCTATTCAAGTTTATCTAGAGAGATGTCGACAACTTTCTGTGTTAACTAAGACTGTTTatcacattttcttcctgattaAAGTAATTAATTCAGAG ATCGATAGTGCTGGACTTGCAACCTGCATTGAACTGTGTGTGAAAGCCTTGCGCTTGGAATCCAGTGAAAATACAGATGTCAAGATATCTATTTGCAAGACTATCTCCTGCTTGCTTCCAGATGATTTGGAGGTTAAACGTGCTTGTCAGCTGAGTGAATTTCTTCTCGAACCCACTGTGGATGCATATTATGCTGTTGAAATGCTATATAATCAGCCTGACCAGAAGTATGATGAAGGGAATCTTCCAATACCAAATTCTTTACACTGTGAGCTGTTACTTGTACTGAAAACTCAGTGGCCTTTTGATCCAGAATTCTGGGACTGGAAAACTCTCAAGCGCCAGTGCCTAGCACTGATGGGAGAGGAGGCATCCATCGTGTCATCGATAGACGAACTCAATGACAGTGAAGTTTATGAGAAGGTTGAGGATTGCCAAGAAGAGAATAAAGAAGCTTCTGTGAATGGGCTTGCTGACACTTTTGATGAAGCTACAAGCCTTCTTACAGGTATTggagatgaaaagcagaaaaagagagaaattaaaaaactcAGAGAGAGGGGCTTCATATCAGCAAGATTCAGGAACTGGCAAGCTTATATGCAGTATTGTGTTTTATGTGACAAAGAGTTCCTAGGTCACAGAATAGTTAGGCATGCACAAAAACATTATAAAGACGGCATTTACAGTTGCCCTATTTGTGCCCAAAATTTTAATTCTAAAGAAAACTTTGTTCCTCATGTAacttttcatgttaaaaaatcCAGCAAAGAGAGGCTGGCGGCTATGAAGCCACTAAGAAGACTAGGGAGACCTCCTAAAATAGCAACTGCCAACGAGAATCAGAAAGCTGATTCTGTATCCAAACAGGAGCAGCGACCCATTAAGAAGAACAGTCTCTATTCAACAGACTTCATTGTGTTTAATGATAACGACGGCTCAGATGATGAAAACGATGACAAAGACAAACCTTACGTACCAGAGATAGTGCCGGTCCAAAAGCCCATACCTGTGAATGAATTCACCTGCCCTGTCACATTTTGtaaaaaaggctttaaatattttaaaaatctaatagCACATGCAAAGGGGCATAAAGACAATGAAGAAGCGAAACGTTTTcttgaaatgcaaagcaaaaaagtGATTTGCCAGTACTGTAGGCGACATTTCGTAAGTGTTACTCACCTGAACGATCATTTACAAATGCACTGTGGCAGCAAGCCTTACATCTGCATCCAGATGGAGTGTAAGGCTGGTTTTAACAGTTATGCTGAGCTGCTGACACACAGGAAAGAACATCAAGTCTTCAGGGCAAAGTGTATGTTTCCTAAGTGTGGCAGAGTGTTTTCTGAAGCCTATTTACTCTATGATCACGAAGCACAACACTATAATACCTACACCTGCAAAGTCACAGGCTGCGGAAAGGTGTACCGTTCTCAGAACGAGCTGGAAAAGCATGTTGAGGATCACAACCAACAGCCTGAAAAAGTGGAGCAGCCTGAAAGCCAGACTAATCAGGCTGATCTCAGTCAACCTTCTAAAGCCAGTGAAAGTACCGAAGGAGTTGCTGTTAAAGAAGAATTGACATCTCCTCTGGCTGACAGCCAGAGTCGTTtcactgaaggagaaaatgttATCTGGAATGAAATCAAAGCAGAACCAGTAGGGAATGAAAGTGTAAATGCATCAGTGAGCATACTGCAGCCAAGTGAGTCCTTGCCTAATGCTGATTCAGAGCAGTCTCCTACGGATTCAGTGAAGGCAGAAGTGGCAGTTTCAGCAGGCAGTGTTAAGGTGCCTGCTGTTAACCAGAAGATCCAAGATAACTTTTTACAAAGAGCTACATCGGCTGCTACTGCCAGTAAAGTAGATACCACTAAACCTGGAGCCCAACAGTTGTGTTCATCAGTTGACTCTTGTCTTCCAGTTTTCccagagagaaaggaagcagaCTGTCTCAGTCAGACTCAGaatattcaaaatatttctgtgaccTCAGACACACTAAAACCAGAAGCACTTGAATCAAAAAGCTTAGAAAGACAAGTGAGCATTGTAAATCCATTCAGCATGCAGAATCCGGCAGGATACCGGAACAGCGTACCCATTTCCAAACTTGAAATTGAAGACAGCATTAAGGCTGCAGCTAATCTATATAACCTGCCTTTAAAAACTTTAGAAAGTATTACATTTATTCCTTCGCAGCCTGCCATAAACAGCTCTTTAGTTCCAGCTGTCTCACCAGCAGCCCCAATTCAGAAATTTAATTGTCAGGTTGAGGGGTGTACTCGAACGTACAACTCATCGCAGAGCATTGGCAAACATATGAAGGCAGCTCACCCCGACCAATATGCTGCTTTCAAAATGCAACGTAAAAACAAGAAACCACGAAAATCCAGCAGCCTGCAACCCCTGCCAGGCGATGGGAAGATTGTCTATCTTATGCCCTCACAAGTGGGCAGTCCCAGTGGTGCTGCTTTTACTGCACAGAACAAACCTAATTTGAATCCCACCTGTTCCAGTCAAGGGCAACATGTCTCAAGTACACTTTTTCCAGCTCACCTAGAAAATTTGGCCAACCCTATGTTGCCTATAGTGGAAAGTGTCATGAATCCAAGTTTGTCTGCTCGTATTAAAAGTGAGCCTGAGAGTGCTTTATGTTCGCAAATGGAAAATCTGTCTGGTGCAACCTTACCTTCCCAGCTGGATGATCTGGCAAAAACAGTTATGCCTCTGAATATTGATGGTGGTTCAgatccttttcttcctttgcctgCAGAAAATGGTCCACTGTCTCTCTTCCCATCATCAGCAGAGAATCCTCCAAATTCAGTCTTCTCACAACTGGAAAATAACACAAATAACTTTTCATCGCAACTAGAAGGAAACACTAGTTCTTCTTTCCCAAAAGAAGAAACTGTTGATCAAATATTTCCCTCACGACTGAGCTGTGAAAATAACTTCAATGAAACTAGTTCTCAACATCCAGCttcagaaaaggggaaaaaagatcgTGTCCGGGGCCCaaatgggaaagaaaggaagccAAAACATAACAAACGGGCCAAGTGGCCAGCAATAATTAGGGATGGCAAATTTATCTGTAGCAGGTGCTTCCGAGTTTTCACTAATCCTAGATCACTTGGTGGTCACTTATCTAAGAGGTCTTACTGTAAGCCTCTGGAAGGATCAGAAATTTCTCCAGAAGCTCTGCAGGCTAATGGACAGTCTTTGCTTGCCAGTATGATTCTTGCCCCAAACTCAATAAATTTGCAGCAACCCCAAGAGACTGCCTTCAATCCAGAGACGTGTTTTAAAGATCCAGCATTCCTCCAGTTACTTGCAGCTGAAAATCGTTCCACAGCATTACTGCAGACTGTGTTTCCACGGGCCAGTGTGACTAACTTTAATACCGGTGGGAATGAGGAAGGAAATCAAATTATGAAACAAGCCCTGGAAACTGCAGGCATCCCAAGTACCTTCGATAACACACAAGTACTTCCACACGCAGTTACAACAAGTTGTGTCACTGGTACGACTCAGATAACTGCAGCTGTTCTCCCCAACTCAACTGTGTCCCCTCTGCTTCAGACAGTGTGTAATCCCAGTACCTTGCTAACAGACCAAAACAGGACCCTCAAAGCCAAAATCCCTCCAATAAACGAATGCAAGAGTTTGCCTGTTTTTGCAACTGAGGACTTAATGCTAAAGACTATTGAAAATGGCTTATGTCCTACCTCGTTTTCTAGTACTGTTGCAGCAGCGCACAACTTTCCAGGGAACGGTTCACGCGTTTCAGTTATAAGTAGTCCAAATAATTCAGGATCAAGCAACTTGAACAAGAAGGGAACCAGTGCTtccaagaggaagagaaaaacaactaCGCCCTTGCTTGAGCCCAATACACCACAGAAAGTAACAGTAAATAATACAACAAATATGGGACTTGTAACCAAAAGCACTGAAGGAAATGTGCAAATACAGGGAAAAGATTTTCAGTCCAACTTGCTGGCAAGTCGTGACTCTCAAGCAGTGGTGGAGAATCTCACACAGAAACTCAGTAATGTTGACAATCAGTTACTCATGGCCAGTATCAAAGAGAACTTCAAGGCAGATCTTGAGACTCATACAGTGTTACCCCCTTTAACAGTAAAAACTGAAAACGGGGATTCCCAAATGATGGCTGTAAATTCTTGTGTGCAAGCAAATTTGGAGGAACAGATTTCAGAAGATAATGTTATGCAGAACTTTGAAAAAACCctggaaataattaaaactgcTATGAATTCCCAGATACTTGAGGTGAAAGCTGAAATTCAGGATACCGTCACTGCTTTAGGACAGAACTCACAAGTAAATAACACACAGGGTTCTTTGGGAAATTCTGCACATGGTGTAAAACTACTCACTCCCCCACAGTTTGCTGTGCACATGGGGAATGTCCCTGCTGCAAAGTGtagctctgctccagctgagccATCTCAAAAGGATGATACTCAAATGTTGGAAATTTTGGAGCGCTTGCAAAAACTGAAACTAGAAGATGATTCACCCGTTCAGGTCTCTGAAACTATTGCCCAGTGTCCTCCAGCAGTTATGTTAGCACCAGCAGTTCCTGTTGTaccaacagaaaataaacccctCATCCAAATGCCTTCAGAGGCCAATAACATTCAGTTTAGTGATAAAGTTAATAAGCCTTTCGTGTGTCAGAATCCAGGCTGCAATTATAGTGCTATGACAAAAGATGCATTATTTAAACACTATGGCAAGGTTCATCAGTACACTGCAGAAATGATCCTGGAAATTAAGAAGCATCAGCTGAAGTTTGCCCCGTTCAAATGTGTTGTACCTACCTGTCCAAAAACATTCACAAGAAACTCAAATCTTCGAGCACACTGTCAGCTTGTGCATCATTTTACGACAGAGGAGATGgtaaaattgaaaattaaaaggcCTTATGGCAGACGATCTCAAAATGAAACTGTAAACACAGCCCCACGACctgttgaaataaaaacttcacATACAgtaataatagaaaacaaaccTGCAGCTCCATTGGTCAGAGCAGTTCAGATAGATGAAGTTATAGAGCCTATCTTGGAAAAACTTAGGCCAGAAAACGTTTTTCGTGAAAGCCTGGAAAAACCTCCCCAGGTGGTTTCTGTTCCACCAGAGCAGCATGATGCAGCCTCTTTTGACAGTACAGAGGCAGAACCCAAAGCACACAAGGTTAGGagggacaggaaggaaaaagaggagagaaaacgTAAGAAGTCTGTAACGAAATCTCTGGAGTTTCCCACTAGATACAGCCCTTACAGACCGTACCGTTGTGTCCATCAGGGCTGCTTCGCAGCTTTTACGATACAACAAAACCTAATCCTTCATTACCAAGCTGTGCACAAATCAgacctccctgccttccctgccgaggtggaggaggagaatgAGCCAGGCAAAGAGCAACATGATGAGGTACAAGCCAAACCTGCTGTCAGAGAGTTCAGGTGTGAGGTGAGTGACTGCTCTCACATCTTCCAGGAAGTTACCAGCTTGATACAACATTATATGAAGCTTCATGACATGACCACAGAACAAATTGGAAACATGAAATTGGCTCCAGAGGTGGGAAGGTTTTCTTGTGATCAGTCTCAATGTAAGTCTTCGTTTACAGCATATCTTAACTACATTGTACATCTTGAGGCGGATCATGGTGTTAAAATAAGGCCAAACAAAGTAGAAGACGACGGCGTCTTCAAGTGTGACTGTGAAGGCTGCGACCGTATTTATGCTACTAGGTCTAACCTCTTGAGGCATATTTTTAACAAACATAATGACAAgcataaagatcatctaataAGACCCAGGAGACTGACACCAGgtcaggaaaacatttcaagCAAAGCAAATCAGGAGAAACCATTAAAGTCCAAACAGAGAGGATTAAAAAACAgatcaggaaaagaaagtaacaggctgtcagtgaaaacaaaacaaaagaaaaatgtgaacgTGGAAAACAAAAACTCAAAAGGAATTGAAGTTCAAGAAAATAAGGCTTATTTGCTGAAACGTGGCAAGCACGTGTATTCGATAAAGGCCAGAAATGATGCCTTATCAGAATGTACAAGCAGGTTCCTAACTCAGTATCCATGTATGATAAAGGGATGTTCGTCCGTCGTTACAAGTGAAAGCAACATCATAAGGCATTATAAATGTCACAAGCTGTCCAAAGCATTTACTTCCCAACACAGAAACCTTCTTATTGTGTCTAAAAAGTTCTCTGTCACACAAGTAAAGGAAAGCTCTTGTGAgcaagaggaggctgagaaaaaaagtgatGTGAAAGAGCCTGAACCAAGTTTGATAGTGAGCAATAATGATTCAAGCACATCTACGTTACCacaaaaggaaagtgaaaaaggTGAGAAGGATGAGGTTGATGAACTGACAGAACTATTTATTACTAAACTGATTAACGAGGATTGTTCAAGTgctgaaaatgaagcaaaaatctCTTCCAGTGTAAATAGTGACTTGCAGGAGACCAACTCCTGCccctcagaaaagcaaaaatcaaacaatttaaaaagagttagcaaagaaaaaaatgtatcacagaataagaggaagaaagctgaaaaaccTGAGGAAGTACTGCCAGTTGACGGGAGCAGCATACACAGGGAGGAAGAGACTGCTGTTGCCATTCAAACAGCCAAAGAGCAACCTGCAGCTTTTGACTGGAGCTCGTTTAAGCCAATGGGTTTTGAAGTGTCATTCCTCAAGTTCCTTGAAGAATCTGCtgtgaagcaaaagaaaaagactgaaagagaCCACCATAGCAGCGGAACCAAAAAAGGATCCCATGCAAACTCACGAAAATCCAACGAGAAGACCTCTGTAGCAAGTAATAATGTCACTTGGTCATGTTCTGAAACTGAAATCCTTGTACCGTTTGACAACCCATCACGCCTTCCATGTTGTGATAATGTAAAGATTGTTTTGGACAAGTCACTGAAAGACTGCAGTGAGCATGTGTTGAAACAACTCCAGAAAATGAAACCTGTCCTCGTTTTGAGAAAGTTCGAAGGACGTTGGGAGGATAATCCAGAGGTTAAAGCTGCAAAAGTAACTGTTGTGGGTACCAACCTAGGTACCCAAGGGGAgtcaaaatactga